A genomic window from Streptomyces broussonetiae includes:
- a CDS encoding DUF1707 SHOCT-like domain-containing protein: MTDDAVPDHRASAPVPDLRASDADRERVAEVLRDGLAEGRLDMVEFEERLEAAYKARTYGELAPLTRDLPTAVAPAGPTPVSFTKAPAQSGSWASRIVGGEGSSAGGVAILSGFERKGRWTVPRRFNGFAFMGGGEIDLREANFADHEVVINCVAVMGGVQVIVPPGVEVVVRGVGIMGGFEHPRDDGPPEPGAPRVVIGGFAFWGGVGVSRKVTRAEQQRLKEQRRQERLERREARQELYRARREERQEERERRRHGE; encoded by the coding sequence ATGACCGACGACGCGGTCCCGGACCACCGGGCCTCTGCTCCTGTCCCGGACCTTCGTGCCTCCGACGCCGACCGTGAGCGGGTCGCCGAGGTCCTGCGGGACGGGCTGGCCGAGGGCCGGCTCGACATGGTGGAGTTCGAGGAGCGGCTGGAGGCGGCCTACAAGGCGCGCACCTACGGTGAACTGGCCCCGCTCACCCGCGATCTGCCGACGGCCGTCGCGCCGGCCGGTCCCACGCCGGTCTCCTTCACCAAGGCGCCTGCCCAGAGCGGGAGTTGGGCCTCGCGGATCGTCGGCGGCGAGGGGTCATCGGCGGGTGGGGTCGCGATCCTGTCGGGGTTCGAGCGCAAGGGCCGCTGGACGGTGCCCAGGCGGTTCAACGGCTTCGCGTTCATGGGCGGCGGCGAGATCGACCTGCGCGAGGCGAACTTCGCGGACCACGAGGTCGTGATCAACTGCGTGGCGGTCATGGGCGGGGTGCAGGTGATCGTGCCGCCGGGTGTGGAGGTCGTCGTCCGCGGCGTCGGCATCATGGGCGGCTTCGAGCACCCGCGCGACGACGGCCCGCCCGAGCCGGGCGCTCCGCGGGTCGTCATCGGCGGATTCGCCTTCTGGGGCGGGGTCGGTGTGTCCCGCAAGGTCACCCGGGCCGAGCAGCAACGGCTCAAGGAGCAGCGCCGGCAGGAGCGGCTGGAGCGCAGGGAGGCCCGGCAGGAGCTGTACCGGGCCCGGCGCGAGGAACGGCAGGAAGAGCGCGAGCGCCGTCGGCACGGGGAGTGA
- a CDS encoding PTS transporter subunit EIIC yields the protein MSAESAGSATPAVSPVRERWNRAFQGLQKMGRSLQLPIAVLPAAGILNRLGQPDVFGKDGLGWTDVSKVMVGAGGALLDGSLGLPLLFCVGVAIGMAKKADGSTALAAVAGFLVYYGVLHQFPESCPGGAKVIPQVGCQVTVGTGTGSVTPFAFQNPGVFGGIVMGLLAAFFWARFHRTRLVDWLGFFNGRRLVPIIMAFVAIVFAALCLWIWPPIGSGLESFSHWLRDAGAWGAGVFGVANRALLVVGLHQFLNVPIWFQFGSYTKPDGTVVHGDINMFLAGDPHAGQFTSGFFPIMMFALPAAALAITHCARPHRRKEVGGLMLSVALTSFVTGITEPIEYSFLFIAPVLYAVHAVLTGASMAVTWGLGVHDGFSFSAGLIDYVINWNLATRPWAIIPIGLCFAAVYYAVFRFAITKFDLRTPGREPEDEVEDITKA from the coding sequence ATGAGCGCCGAGAGCGCAGGCAGCGCCACTCCTGCGGTCAGTCCGGTACGGGAGCGCTGGAACCGCGCCTTCCAGGGCCTGCAGAAGATGGGCCGCAGCCTCCAGCTGCCGATCGCGGTGCTGCCCGCGGCGGGCATCCTCAACCGGCTGGGCCAGCCGGACGTGTTCGGCAAGGACGGGCTGGGCTGGACGGACGTCTCCAAGGTCATGGTGGGGGCGGGCGGTGCCCTGCTCGACGGCTCCCTCGGCCTGCCGCTGCTGTTCTGCGTGGGCGTCGCGATCGGCATGGCGAAGAAGGCGGACGGCTCGACGGCGCTCGCGGCGGTGGCGGGCTTCCTCGTCTACTACGGCGTCCTGCACCAGTTCCCCGAGTCGTGCCCCGGCGGGGCGAAGGTGATCCCGCAGGTCGGCTGCCAGGTGACCGTGGGCACGGGGACGGGCTCGGTGACGCCCTTCGCCTTCCAGAACCCGGGCGTCTTCGGCGGCATCGTGATGGGTCTGCTGGCCGCCTTCTTCTGGGCCCGCTTCCACCGCACCAGGCTGGTGGACTGGCTCGGCTTCTTCAACGGCCGCCGGCTGGTACCGATCATCATGGCGTTCGTCGCGATCGTCTTCGCGGCGCTGTGCCTGTGGATCTGGCCGCCGATCGGCAGCGGGCTGGAGAGCTTCAGCCACTGGCTGCGGGACGCGGGCGCCTGGGGCGCGGGCGTCTTCGGGGTGGCGAACCGCGCGCTGCTGGTGGTCGGCCTGCACCAGTTCCTGAACGTGCCCATCTGGTTCCAGTTCGGCAGCTACACCAAGCCGGACGGCACGGTGGTGCACGGCGACATCAACATGTTCCTGGCGGGCGATCCGCACGCGGGCCAGTTCACCTCGGGCTTCTTCCCGATCATGATGTTCGCGCTGCCGGCGGCGGCACTGGCGATCACCCACTGCGCCAGGCCGCACCGGCGCAAGGAGGTCGGCGGCCTGATGCTCTCGGTGGCGCTGACGTCGTTCGTGACGGGCATCACCGAGCCGATCGAGTACTCCTTCCTCTTCATCGCGCCCGTGCTGTACGCCGTCCACGCCGTGCTCACCGGCGCCTCGATGGCGGTGACCTGGGGGCTCGGCGTGCACGACGGCTTCAGCTTCTCGGCCGGCCTGATCGACTATGTGATCAACTGGAACCTGGCGACCAGACCGTGGGCGATCATCCCGATCGGCCTGTGCTTCGCGGCCGTCTACTACGCCGTCTTCCGGTTCGCCATCACGAAGTTCGACCTGAGGACACCGGGCCGCGAGCCGGAGGACGAGGTCGAGGACATCACCAAGGCCTGA
- the rph gene encoding ribonuclease PH has product MSRIDGRTPEQLRPVTIQRGWSKHAEGSVLVSFGDTKVFCTASVTEGVPRWRKGSGEGWVTAEYAMLPRATNTRGDRESVKGKIGGRTHEISRLIGRSLRAVIDYKALGENTIVLDCDVLQADGGTRTAAITGAYVALADAVAWAQGKKLIKAGRQPLTGTVSAVSVGIVGGVPLLDLCYEEDVRAETDMNVVCTGDGRFVEVQGTAEAEPFARDELNALLDLAVTGCTELAAIQRATLEAALGE; this is encoded by the coding sequence ATGTCTCGCATCGACGGCCGTACCCCCGAACAGCTCCGCCCGGTCACCATCCAGCGCGGATGGAGCAAGCACGCCGAGGGCTCCGTCCTCGTCTCCTTCGGCGACACCAAGGTGTTCTGCACCGCCTCCGTGACCGAGGGCGTCCCGCGCTGGCGCAAGGGCAGCGGCGAGGGCTGGGTCACCGCGGAGTACGCCATGCTGCCCCGCGCCACCAACACCCGGGGCGACCGCGAGTCCGTCAAGGGCAAGATCGGCGGCCGTACCCACGAGATCTCCCGGCTCATCGGCCGCTCCCTGCGCGCCGTCATCGACTACAAGGCGCTCGGCGAGAACACCATCGTCCTCGACTGCGACGTCCTCCAGGCCGACGGCGGCACGCGGACGGCCGCCATCACCGGTGCCTACGTGGCGCTCGCCGACGCCGTCGCCTGGGCCCAGGGCAAGAAGCTGATCAAGGCCGGCCGGCAGCCGCTCACCGGCACCGTCTCCGCCGTATCGGTCGGCATCGTCGGCGGCGTCCCGCTCCTCGACCTGTGCTACGAGGAGGACGTGCGCGCCGAGACCGACATGAACGTCGTCTGCACCGGCGACGGCCGCTTCGTCGAGGTCCAGGGCACCGCCGAGGCCGAGCCCTTCGCCCGCGACGAACTGAACGCCCTGCTCGACCTCGCCGTCACCGGCTGCACCGAACTGGCCGCGATCCAGCGCGCCACGCTGGAAGCCGCCCTCGGAGAGTAA
- a CDS encoding glucose PTS transporter subunit EIIB — translation MASKAEKIVAALGGLDNIEEIEGCITRLRTEVNDASLVDDAALKAAGAHGVVKMGTAIQVVIGTDADPIAAEIEDMM, via the coding sequence ATGGCCAGCAAGGCTGAGAAGATCGTCGCCGCACTCGGCGGACTCGACAACATCGAGGAGATCGAGGGCTGCATCACCCGGCTGCGCACTGAGGTCAACGACGCCTCGCTGGTGGACGATGCCGCCCTGAAGGCCGCCGGCGCCCACGGTGTCGTCAAGATGGGCACCGCGATCCAGGTCGTCATCGGCACCGACGCCGACCCGATCGCCGCGGAGATCGAAGACATGATGTGA